From Shewanella acanthi:
CTATTTGCCTCGCACCAAAATCATCGGCCTGTCGAAGATTAATCGTATCGTGCGATTCTTTGCCCAGCGCCCGCAGGTGCAGGAACGGTTAACTCAGCAAGTATTGGTTGCGCTGCAAACCCTGCTCGAAACCAAAGACGTGGCCGTTAAAATGGATGCGGTGCATTACTGCGTGAAATCCCGCGGCGTGATGGACTCCACTAGCTCCACCACTACAACGGCATTAGGCGGAGTTTTCAAATCCAACCCAGCTACCCGCGCCGAGTTTTTACACCAGTCCAAATAAAATTTGAGCTTTTGTTCTGAGATTTCAGTCAAGCATAAAAAAACGCTGCCATTCTGATGAATCGCAGCGTTTATCTAATTAAATCAAACATTAATTAGTTGACTTGGCAACTCTACAGTAAAGTGAGGCGATTAAGCCTCAATACCATATTGCTCGCGATACTGGCTAACGGCCGCCAATTGCACTTCCATACCAGGCTTTTCTGATAAGTAGCTGATCAAATCAGCAAGTTTGATAATCGCGGCTATGCCACAACCAAAATCGCGCTCAACTTCTTGAATCGCAGACAGTTCACCCTTGCCCTTTTCCTGTCTATCCAGCGCGATTAACACGCCTGCTAGTTGGGCATTGTTCGCTTCGATGATTTCCATCGATTCACGAATGGCGGTCCCTGCGGTGATCACATCGTCCACCAGCATCACGCGGCCTTTAAGCTCACTACCCACTAAACTGCCGCCTTCACCGTGATCTTTTTTCTCTTTACGGTTAAAACAGTATGGAATATCAATATCGTGGTGCTCGCACAGTGCTACAGCAGTGGTAGTTGCAATTGGAATACCTTTGTAGGCTGGGCCAAATAACAGGTCATACTCGATGCCTGAGTCCACTAACGCAGCAGCATAAAAACGACCTAAACGTGCTAAATCACGACCCGTATTGAAGAGACCCGCATTGAAGAAATAAGGACTGATACGGCCCGATTTAAGGGTAAACTCGCCGAATCGCAATACCTGACGCTCTAGGGCAAATTCAATAAACTCACGTTGATAGGCTTTCACAATCTCTCCTTACGACTTTAACGTTTTCTTTTTTATACAGGGTAATTAGATAGCAATAAAAAGCCCCATTACGGGGCTTTTAAAGAAAATTAATTCAATGCAGCTTTCTGTACATCGACGATTTCACGAATGCTGTTCTTGGCTAAACCAAGTAGCTCAATTAATTCTTCGTGGCTGAAAGGCTCACCTTCAGCAGTGCCTTGGATCTCGATAATCTTACCGGTTTCAGTCATGACCACGTTCATGTCGGTTTCAGCAGCACTGTCTTCAACATATTCTAAGTCGCTGATAGCCTCACCGTTGTAGATACCCACGCTGACAGCAGCGATGAGGAATTTCAGTGGGTTAGACTTGATAATGCCCTTGCCACGCGCCCAATTCAGCGCATCCACTAATGCTACACAAGCACCAGTGATAGACGCGGTACGCGTACCGCCATCGGCTTGGATGACATCACAATCGATAACGATAGTGTTCTCACCTAACGCCTTCATATCAACGCAAGCACGGAGCGCACGGCCGATAAGACGTTGAATTTCTTGGGTACGGCCAGATTGCTTACCACGGGCTGCCTCCCTGTCCATACGGCTGTGGGTTGAACGCGGTAACATACCGTATTCTGCCGTTACCCAGCCCTGACCTTGACCTTTGAGGAAACGCGGCACACCTTCAGTAAAACTGGCGGTACAAAGCACTTTGGTTTCGCCAAATTCAACCAATACAGAGCCTTCGGCATGAGCAGTAAACTGGCGGGTAATAGTGATTGGACGGGTTTGTGCTGGCGTTCTGTTACTTGGACGCATGCGAGATTCCTGTATTCTGAGTCATTGAGCTATTTTAGCCACATATTATAGGGATTTGTGCCTGCGGATGCCATGCCTAGGGTCATTCTCAGGTTAATAAGCGCAAACAAACTGACCAAAACGGGCAAGGCGATACCGTATGCCTTTAATCCTTAAGCTATTGACTCTATAATCGCTTCTTATTATGACGATTAATCCATTAGGACAACCCATGATCCAAAGCATGACAGCCTACGCTCGTATCGAGCACAAAGCACAATGGGGCACTGCCTCTTGGGAAATTCGCTCAGTTAACCAGCGTTACCTCGAAACCTACCTACGTCTACCCGAGCAATTTCGTAGCTTCGAACCCGTTCTACGTGACCGCCTGCGTAAACGTCTCAGTCGCGGCAAGGTTGAAGTTAACCTGCGTTACGAATTAGCCGACAACAGCAACAGCGAACTAAAATTAAATCAGAATCTTGCCAAGCAACTGCTCGACGCCGCCAGCTGGCTCAAACAGGAAGTCGGACAGGGCGAAGTGAACCTCACCGACATTCTTCGTTGGCCAGGTGTGCTCGCAAGCTCAGAGCAGGATATGGATGCTATTGGCGCCGAATTGATGGCCGCTTTTGATGCCGCTGTAGACCAATTTATCGAGGCCCGCGGCCGCGAAGGCGCTGCAATCAAAGACATGCTACAAAGCCGCCTAGATGGCGTGGGTGAGCAAATTGCCATCGTCCGTGAGCACATGCCTAAGGTAATGGAGTATCAGCGCGAGAAACTCACCTCACGTCTTGCCGAAATCCAAGGTGAACTCGACCCAGCCCGTATCGAGCAAGAGATGGTGTTACTGGCACAAAAACAAGATGTTGCCGAAGAGATGGACAGACTCGAAGCCCATGTGGCCGAAGCCCGTCGCATCCTCAAAAAAGGGGGCAGCGAAGGTCGCCGTCTCGACTTTATGATGCAGGAATTTAACCGCGAATCTAACACCCTCGCCTCTAAATCTATTAGCACCGAAATTACCGCCGCCGCAGTAGAGCTTAAGGTGTTAATCGAGCAGATGCGTGAACAGATCCAAAACGTAGAGTAATCTTCTCAACAAAATAGCCCTTGTTAAAAGGGCTATTTTCTATTCGCTATATATGCCTATCCAGCTAATTCAACAGAGCGATTCCAACAACGAGACTACAGCATAGAAAACAATTTCTGTTGTAACTCTTGATGGGAGCCAACTTGAAAGTGTGGGCGAATACCGACAGGGGCAGCGTGGCCTTGCACATTGTACCAACAGGTGTGGAATCCCGCATTGAGTCCACCTTGGATATCTGAGTGTAGGTTATCGCCGACCATTAACACTTTCTCCCTCGAGGGATTTCCCATTAGCTCAAGGGCATGTTCAAAGATCCCCACATCGGGTTTAGCTACGCCAACTAATTCCGAAATCACTAAGATATCAAAATGATGCTTGAGGCCAGTTCGCTCTAATCGCACTTGCTGTAATTCAGTAAAGCCATTGGTGATAATGCCTAATTTGGCCTTACCTTGAAGTGCGGCTAGCAGATCAGGCACGCCAGGTAGCGGCACACAAATCTGTGCCATCGCAGCTAAATAAGCGCTATTTAGCGATTGTGGCGTCACACCTAACTTTACAGACCAAGCGGTAAATCGAATGGTCTGTAACTCTGCAGCAGTAATTTTGCCGTCTTGGTAATCGACCCACAGGGGTTTATTCACCAGTTGAAACTCGTCGAAATCCGCTTGGGTAAAATCGATACCAAAGCCCTCGAACATTAACTTAAGACCTGCAAAGGCATCAAAGTGAAACAGGGTTTCATCAGCATCAAATAACACCCACGCATAAGGTGTAGCTGATGGCTGTGTTTGATTTGAGTACGACATAATTATCCCCAAAAGACCGACTTTCTTTGCGCTAAAGTTAGTAAGCCAAGCAACCTGAATGTACGAAAATAAATAATCAAGGGTGAGATACTAAGCCAAATGGAGATAGAGCGCGAATTTTACTCTGCACTTTAAGATGATAGAGAAACCCAAGGCACTGTGCGATATACTGCGCGGGTATTTATCTTCATATATCATCGGGCTTGGCTCACGCTCGACTTCATTTAGGTTTTGCATCCCTATGTCATCCCCCCAAAACAACCAGACTAAAGTCATCATCATAGGCCTGCCTCGTACGGGTACCACAAGCGTGAGCGTTGCGTTATTAGAGCAAGGCTTAAAAGTGGCGCACATGGCCTTTACCAAGGAAGCGTTTTACCTTGCGGATGCGATATCCGATGCGCCCTGCTTTAGTGATTATCGGCAATTAGCCAATATCTTCCCAACCGCGCAATTTGTATACTTGGACCGCGAATTAACCACTTGGGTACCATCGATGCAGATGTTACTGAGTCGTATGCTGCCACACCTCGATGAAAAAAACGGTCGCTTTCATCCGATTATGAAGCGCAGTTTTCGCCATACCTTCGGCGTTGGAAAAATGGAGCATGTGCAGGAGGAGATGCATTTAATCGAGTGCTATCAGCGCCATAAAACCGAGGTGTTTGCGTTCTTTGCTGGACAAACTAACTTTTTAAGTATCGATGT
This genomic window contains:
- the pyrE gene encoding orotate phosphoribosyltransferase codes for the protein MKAYQREFIEFALERQVLRFGEFTLKSGRISPYFFNAGLFNTGRDLARLGRFYAAALVDSGIEYDLLFGPAYKGIPIATTTAVALCEHHDIDIPYCFNRKEKKDHGEGGSLVGSELKGRVMLVDDVITAGTAIRESMEIIEANNAQLAGVLIALDRQEKGKGELSAIQEVERDFGCGIAAIIKLADLISYLSEKPGMEVQLAAVSQYREQYGIEA
- the rph gene encoding ribonuclease PH, whose product is MRPSNRTPAQTRPITITRQFTAHAEGSVLVEFGETKVLCTASFTEGVPRFLKGQGQGWVTAEYGMLPRSTHSRMDREAARGKQSGRTQEIQRLIGRALRACVDMKALGENTIVIDCDVIQADGGTRTASITGACVALVDALNWARGKGIIKSNPLKFLIAAVSVGIYNGEAISDLEYVEDSAAETDMNVVMTETGKIIEIQGTAEGEPFSHEELIELLGLAKNSIREIVDVQKAALN
- a CDS encoding YicC/YloC family endoribonuclease, producing the protein MIQSMTAYARIEHKAQWGTASWEIRSVNQRYLETYLRLPEQFRSFEPVLRDRLRKRLSRGKVEVNLRYELADNSNSELKLNQNLAKQLLDAASWLKQEVGQGEVNLTDILRWPGVLASSEQDMDAIGAELMAAFDAAVDQFIEARGREGAAIKDMLQSRLDGVGEQIAIVREHMPKVMEYQREKLTSRLAEIQGELDPARIEQEMVLLAQKQDVAEEMDRLEAHVAEARRILKKGGSEGRRLDFMMQEFNRESNTLASKSISTEITAAAVELKVLIEQMREQIQNVE
- the yjjG gene encoding pyrimidine 5'-nucleotidase, with translation MSYSNQTQPSATPYAWVLFDADETLFHFDAFAGLKLMFEGFGIDFTQADFDEFQLVNKPLWVDYQDGKITAAELQTIRFTAWSVKLGVTPQSLNSAYLAAMAQICVPLPGVPDLLAALQGKAKLGIITNGFTELQQVRLERTGLKHHFDILVISELVGVAKPDVGIFEHALELMGNPSREKVLMVGDNLHSDIQGGLNAGFHTCWYNVQGHAAPVGIRPHFQVGSHQELQQKLFSML
- a CDS encoding sulfotransferase, with translation MSSPQNNQTKVIIIGLPRTGTTSVSVALLEQGLKVAHMAFTKEAFYLADAISDAPCFSDYRQLANIFPTAQFVYLDRELTTWVPSMQMLLSRMLPHLDEKNGRFHPIMKRSFRHTFGVGKMEHVQEEMHLIECYQRHKTEVFAFFAGQTNFLSIDVSKPGALGELLSFMGLAPAKQRDDFPHLNIGRNVASWDEYKHPNKISANVAGIDKRKFFDYKL